GTAtgatagagggacgcctgggtggcgcagttggttggacgactgcctttggctcagggcgtgatcctggagtcccgggatcgagtcccacatcgggctcccagctccatggggagtctgcttcgctctctgatctgaccttctcctcactcatgctctctctcactgtctctctctcaaataaataaataaaatctttaaaaaaaaaaaaataaaacaggtatGATAGAGACTGCTATCCCTTGCAATCCTTAAGGGTGGTGctgatttctgtcttctctccaaAATGGGAGataagtaaattatatatatatatataaaataaataatatataattatgtaataataataacatatgattatataatatataattataatatatattacttatatatataatttacttatCTCCCATACTTATATCTATAAGTAATATatatctaaaatttatttatctcccattttatatatataatatgtatatataatatttattttaaaattaattttcccccttttaaaaatagattatttattgatttgtcagacagagaaaacacaagtagggggagcagcagagggagctcGAGAAGCAGGTTTCATGTggggcagggaacctgacatggggcttgatcccaaccctgagatcatgacctgagccaaaggcaggagcttaaccgactgagccacccaggcatcccaatttttccccctttcaattCCTTTAATTTCAACAGTCTGTCAAAAAGAATCAATAAACAAACATTGAATtacattttgttggttttttcaaACTGTACAAACATTTGTGCCACTCTCACCCTGACCGCCCCGCCACTTTTCTGTATGCCACATGCCACCCGTGGACACAAAGCCCTGGGGCAAAGCCGGCATGGTCTACTTGGAGCCAGCAGACAGGAGGGTGGTGAGGCCTGATGAAACTCTTATGGACAAAACAGAGTTCACGTGGGGTTGAAGTTCATCAGTATAAAGAAGGAAGCAATGATGACCAAGAGTAGGAATAGGGTGTTGTTCCAGAAGATGGAAAATGTTGTAGCTTCATAATCAGCACCTTCATTCTTCCACGAgattctttcatctttttccttTCGGGACATCTTTCTGATACAAGCTTCAGAATGTTTCAAGTCAGTTCTCTGGAAACAGTAGCCTCCCTCTTCTGTGCTACTAGATGGGGATGGTGGACACAATGAAGGCTTTCCTGAGGAAAAACATGGAGGGCTTGGCTGAGAGCCAAAATCCTGGAGGAGCAGATTCTCCTCAGACTGCTGCTCGGAGCCACCTTTGGGAGCCAGGGTGGAgctcatatttatttactttaaaaagattttatttatttgagagagagagagaaagcatgagaggggagaggatcagagggagaagcagtctccctgcagagctAGGAGCtaatgggactcaatcccaggactccaggattatgacctgagccaaaggcagctgcctaaccaactgagccaaccaggcgcccatattttattttattttttaaaagattttatttacttatttgacagacagagatcacaagtagaccgaaagacaggcagagagagagagaggaaagcaggctccccgctgagcagagagcccgatgcggggctcaatcccaggaccctgagatcgtgacccgagctgaaggcagcagcttaacccactgagccacccaggctgggcGCCCATATTTTAAACTGAAGTAGTGTTGACGCAATGTTACATGAGTTTCAATATACCACAATGTGATTCCACAACTCTTGATGtctgctatgctcaccacaagcgtAGCTACCGTCTATCACCATACAACACCATACGACACCACTATTACAGTACCACTGACTGTATTCTCTATGCTGtccctttcatccccatgacttattctgTAATTGGAAGCCTAGACCATCCCCTGCCCGTCACCGTTCTTGCCCTCCCTCCAactctcctcctctctggcaTCCACCAGTTTGTCCTGtggtattgttttttatttaccaTCTTGCCTTAGAGGTgtgagagtggggagagaggcacaACTTCCGAAGCTTCCCCACTGTGATAGCTCTGACCACACAAAGACAACAGACCCAACGTAGGGGCTTTCCGAATAGCCAAAATCAGTTCCAGTTACACCTTCAGGAATGGGGCAAAGACCACCAGGTGGGGCCATGGACCCGTGGAGCTTCTTAGGATGGACTTCAGCCAGGACTCCATTTTGATGGCCCAGGAGCCCATCAGTCCAGTCCACAAAGTAGTCCATGTCCACAGTGACATTTCAGGTCTCTGAATATCAGGCTTATTTCAGACTCTCTGTCCCACTGGATACTCCCCCTCCCCTAGTTCCAGTTGCCTGAGTAAATGGCTGTTAAGGCCCTTTGGGAGAAGGGCTGGTGGAATTATTACAACATGTACTTGCCGTAGGGTCCTTCCTCCTAGGGACTCATCCACATTTTCATTTAACAGATTTCAGGTCTGCAAACAATTTTAGGTGTAGGAACTGGGCAGggaataatgacttttttttttttttaaagattttatttattaacttttttttttttttttaaagattttatttatttatttgagagagacagtgagagagagcatgagcgaggagaaggtcagagagcgaagcagactccccatggagctgggagcctgatgtgggacttgatcccgggactccaggatcacgccctgagccgaaggcagtcgtccaaccaactgcgccacccaggcgtccctattaactttttttttttttaagattttatttatttatttgacagagatcacaagtaggcagagagccaggcagagagaggaggggtgggggaagcaggctccctgccgagcagagagcccgatgcggggcttatcccaggatcctgagatcatgacctgagccgaaggcagaggcctaaccctctgtgccacccaggcgccccacatctcaTCCATTTTGAAGTGTGCAATTCAGTAATATTAAGCGTATCCACAATGTTGTGCAGCCCAGCTCTGGAGCTTTCTCGTCTTGCCATACAGAAACTCcgtacccattaaacaacaactccccatttccctcttcccccagtcCTTgggaaccaccattctactttctgtttctgtgagtctgactactttagatacctcatataagtggaatcatacagtatttgtttttttgtgtctggcttggttgacttagcataatgtcttcaagtttcctgtgttgggctccacaccaggtgtgaagcctacttagaaaaataaaataaaataaaaaacaaataaaatatcctcaaggttcattcatgttgtagtatatgacagatttcctttttttttttttttaaagattttatttatttatttgacagagagagatcacaagtagacagagaggcaggcagagagagagagaggaggaagcaggctccctgctgagcagagagcctgatgcgggactcgatcccaggaccctgagatcatgacctgagccgaaggcagcggcttaacccactgagccacccaggcgccccagatttcctttcttttaaaggctgaatactGTTTCATTATATGTATGTAGCACAtttggtttattcattcatcctttgatggacacttgagttacTTCCATCTCTGGcctattgtgaacaatgctgctgtAGACATGGtcttgctttcaattcttttgggtctATGCAAGGAGTGGggttgctggatcatgtggtcattctctttttattttttggaggaactaccgtattgttttccatagtggttgcacgattttacattctcatcaacagtgccCAGAGATTTCAGTTTCTCCAGTTTCTTCTGGTTGGAAACagttctctttattatttctccctCCATTTTTGCTTACAAACTGATTCCTTTTTTAGTTCCTTTCTCTTTCAATACCTTATCATTTACAGTGAAGAAAAACATACTGGTATTGTTAGCATTCTGCTTGGAATCCCTCTTAGCCACCTCCAGCAAGTTCATTGggttcattttctattttccaagTACCACAGGTGACAGTTTCATAAATGATTCCACTGCTATATCACACGGATGACCCTTCCTTTAAGCATCCAATAACAATTTCCTCCCTGCCTATCCAGACTAATAGTTTTCTTGCTGCCTGCCCTGCTCCCCTCTGTCTGCTCCCTGGGCCCAGTGCTAGTGCCACGTGTTTTAGTTATGTTTAATTATGGTAGTATCCGACTTCCGAGTACCAATTTCTGTTTCAGTATCTACTGCTGAATGACACATCaccccaaacttagtggcttaacacaacacaacaatttattcatttctcaCAATCCCAAGGGTTGACGGGACAGTGGATCTTGGGGTCTTGCCTGGTGTGCTACGTTTAACCAGTGCGTGTGTGGAGGCTTGGAGGTTGGGATGATTCCATGTGGTTTCAGGGCCCCTTTCCCCAGGTGGCCTCACATCCTCAAGAATGCTCGCtcaacagcaatgtccacaatagccaaactatggaaagaacctagatgtccatcaacagatgaatggatcaagaagatgtggtatatatacacaatggaatactatgcagccatcaaaagaaacgaaatcttgccatttgcgacaacatggatggaactagagcgtatcatgcttagcgaaataagtcaagcggagaaagacaactatcatatgatctccctgatatgaggaagtagtgatgcaacatgggggcttaagtgggtaggagaagaatccatgaaacaagatgggatagggagggagacaaaccataagtgactcttaatctcacgaaacaaactgtgggttgctggggggaggggggttgggagaaggggggtagggttatggacattggggagggtatgtgcttttgggtaaattggaaggggagatgaaccatgagagactatggactctgaaaaacaatctgaggggtttgaagtggcggggggggtgggaggttgggggtaccaggtggtgggtattatagagggcacagcttgcatggagcactgggtgtggtgaaaaaataatgaatactctttttctgaaaataaataaattgaaaaaaaaatttaaaaaattaaaaaataaagaataagtttatacataaaaaaaaaaaaaaaagaatgctcgcTCAAGCTCCACATATGCAACTGAATTTTAAGAAGCCCAGGCTTCTTCCATGCAGTGAGGGGGCTGCAAGCCTTTTAGGGTCCAAACTCTGGAACCTACACAATGGCACCTtctgttggccaaagcaagttACAAGGCAAACCCAGATTCAAATGGTGGTTGGAGAAACAACAATGCCTCTCCGGCAGAGGAACAGTAAACTCACACTCCAAGAGAGCACGGAAGGAGGGTGATTCAGCAAGGACCATTACATAAGGGTTTCCCACATTTATTTAAGTTAGAGCCGTCTGTTAGACACTGAAGTAGAGACCTCAGATGGGCACGTGGCTGTAAGTGCCTTGATATCAAAGGCGGGTTGGGGTCTGGAAAGTGAATTTGGGAGGCGTCTACAGAGACATGAGGAATTGTCCTGCCCACCTGGTTCTTGGTCGCCATGTCCCCATGTCCATTTGGACTGTGGAATGGGGCGGGGTGGGAGTAGAGTGCCGCGCACCACAGCCTGAGCTGGGGGaaggttggggggaagggaaacCTTCTGTTCCCGAGGTAGGTGGCTCCaagtccctctccccacttgggCAAAGAGCACTTCGCTcgccttctccttcctttcccacccCAACACAGCCACCACATAGCGCTAGGGATGACATTAGGACAGCTGGTCTATTGCCTTGGTTTGCCACCCTCAGAAAGGAACCCAGCAAACGGAGGACCACACTGCCCTGCTCTATTGTCTTGCCCTTGTGTCTCTCAGTCCTGCCAGGTGGGAAAACTGCACAAGCCACTACTGACTGTTCCTTCTCAGCCTTCATCTCAGGGACAGTAATTGGGCGTCATTGGAGTACCTCGTTAACCCAGCCTGTTCACCGTTATGTTACACTTTTCTGTGTGTCTCTGGAAGAAAGGGCTCTTCGCTCTCATTGTTTTAAtatctggaagaaggaaaagcaagggCGAGGCTGAATCTAGCATTTCTGAAAGAAGGAGGTGATTTCAGAGTTATTCCAAACCACCAGGAAAGACAGGGGAGACCACTCCAACTTGTCCAAAGCAGGAAGCAAAGAGGAAGAGGGATTAAGAGTTGGAGATGGGGGTGCAGATCAAGATTCCAGTGCTACCCACTCTTCTAGGAGTTACTCTTCTCCAAATTGtccttgagaaaaagaaaactgggggcacctgtgtggctcagtggattaagctgctgccttcggctcaggtcatgacctcagggtcctgggatagagccctgcatcccctgcattgggctctgtgctcagcagggagcctacttccccttctctctctgcctgactctctggctacttgtgatctctctctctgtcaaataaataaaatcttaaaaaaaagaaaaagaaaaagaaaactgccttATGTGCCTCGTTCCTGTTGCTGCACCAACCTCTACCCTCATGATGACTTCGGAGGAACTGGGAATCTGTATTCTTTCCAACCTTAACGCAGTTTTCCGCACATTTGTTAACTCTCCAAGATCCTATTTTTAAACTGGTTCTGCTAATTTTTGCGTTCTCGCCCTGCCTGTTTCCAAGGCCGGGgttgggctggggctggggtgaggcACTGGCtccatctctcatttcctgagcTGAGCTGGGTTGTACTAATTGACCTCAAGGGTCTCAGCTGTGCTAAGTTGGGTGTTTGTTAGATCTCGTTAGGCTTGTAATTAGTGCAGAAAATCTAGGTCAGAGGCAACTGGTTGGAGGGATGGTCTCAGGGGGGCGTGAATAAAGACGGGGAATAGCAAACAGGTTCCTGGTTCTGTGGGTGGGGTGAGCCAGGGACAGGGACCGGTGAGACGGGTGTCATACCCACAGACGGGCAGACACAGGGTCACGTGCAGAAAGGCGCTTAAACTCTTGGGTGCGTGAGTGTgctggcgtgtgtgtgtgtgtgtgtgtgtgtgtgtgtgtgtgtgtgtgtgttgtgtttgctCCCGCCTTTACCCGGGTTTCTTTCCAACCTCTCCTtatatggtgtggctccagagcaGGCTGGGGATTGGCTGCTGTAGCTGGGAGATTGGGTGcttggaagaaaggaggaagagaaacgaacaagcaggggctgggagtgagaaggggagggggctggagccGAGCTTCGAGGGAGGTGGAATAGGGCTGGGTGGGCTTGCCTATGAGGTGTAGAAAAGGGAGAGATTTGGGGGGGACTGGTTTTTGGGGAGAATGAGGTAGAATATACTGTTGAcagaggggctgggagcaggggtcAGCGTTCCAGGCTCAGCACCGCATGCTTTCCGAAGGTGGGAGCAGGAGTTCGTGAAACTTGTGCGGTTCTCCCCTTTTCTTCTCACCCTAAACAGCCTACAGCTCTGTGAGACAGCATGCACAGGAACCCATCAGCTCTTCAGGTCAGCACCTGAGACATTATCATCCTGTTCCCCAAACCCCTACTTCACAAGTGAGTGCGGAAGAACAGACCAAGTGGAGGAAAAGGTCCCTGAAATAGGAAATGGCACTGAGTTCTTCACCTGTCTCCACTCCCTACCCTGCTTCAACTCTGTGTCCTGGATTTCCTCATCTCCCCATCCTAGAGCCTCCCAAAAGATTCtcctttttccagttcctttgtGTAAGAAAAGAATATAGCGCAATTgatggaagagggaaggggaggaagaaaaactACACATCCTGAAGCAGCTCTCCCCATAACTGTGTGATAAGCAAGCCGGCTCACAGCCCCCTGCTCGATCTACCCGTTTACTCCAGAACCCTGCAACTGGGAGGGAGTGGAGGCAATATAGGAGGTGAAGGATGGGGCTGATAGAATGCGAAGAGAGAGGTCTGGGAGAGGGGAAGCTGGGCTCCCGGTGCTCTTGTCCTCCCTTGTCCTCCCGTCGGCCCAACTTCAGGGTCCCAATGGGAAGGCTGGCTTGGTGCTCATCTCCCAGCTCTGGAAGACAAGAGAGTTGGGGCTCCCCCTCTCTATCTCCAACCTTAGAACTGTGCCTGGTCCTGTCTCTCCTTGAAGAAGGGGCATGGCTGCTGCCTGGAGGGTGGACTCAGCTGGCTCCCAGACTAGGACAAAGTGGCAGTGATCAACCCCAGGCCCTAGGTCTCCTAGTCCTTGCTGTCCCCAGCCTACCGCATTGTTTCCCTGAGCACAGCTACCACGGCGGCCGGTGGGCATGTGGCCCATGTGGCCCGTGTGGCCACTTGCTTAGTGCTAGCGGTTACTTACCGGCCAAATGGCCGGCACTTTCCTATGTCCTCTTTGCTTGCTGGTCAAGAactctccattttgcagatgaggaaactgacactCAGACAGCTGGTGCCTTGCCTGGGACCTCATGGCAAAAAAAGCCAGACTCTGAACCCAAATCTGCTTGGTTCCAAAGCTGGGCTCGTTTTGGTCCCCTGTGACTTGGTTCTGGTGCCTGGCTCTTAGTCTCTGGGAGGCCTGATCTTTCTTCTCTGCTCCCCTCACCTGTCATTGTCCTCCCAGCGCCTCCCTGTGTCCTCCACCTCCTCTGGCAGCCACAGGGAATTGACTCATGGGGCTGCACATGTCCTTCTCACTTTGGTCTTTTTCTTCATTATGTGGGAgcaaccaggaagaaaaagaagagggagggtGCTGGTAAAATAACATTTATACAAAGATAGGGACTTCTACAAGGAAATATTTTAACCTTGATTTTCATGATTGGACGACGGGTGGGTCTCCTGACCGTGTGAGTTTAGGAGAGTGAGGCCTGTCTGGAGGAGGGCAAGTCTGCAGACCCAGACTTCCTGCAACCTCAGGAGACCCTGGGGATGACATTTAGGTGGCTTTCACTCAAATTGGATACATATTCATTGGGGAAGAGGAATATGTCTAAATTTGTTTAAAGAGCCACAGCTAGATCTAGGGAAAAATCTTCAGGATTGCATGGTGCAAGACTCTCTCTTCCACAGAGACCGTTGAACTTGGAGACCTCTCCCATCTTGCTTACTTGGGATGTGGAAGCAACATTAGAGCAGAAGAATGGGAATTGAAGGCTCTGTACTTCACCCAGaggattttccttttctccctcctacCGTGTCTTCCTGAACGTCACATCAGGGCCGCCTCAGTGCCAGTGCCAACAGGCAGTCTGTCCCAAAGTTGTCCCCTACGTCCCCTCTTACCACAAGAGAAGAGCTAGGTCCTAGCTCTTGGAGGCAAGAGAAGATCTAGAAGAGAGGGCCAGGGGCTAGCAAGGGCTGCGTACGCTTCCAAGTAGTTTCTAACCCCTTTTGCTGATTCGTGAGCCTGTTCCTTCTTGTCAAACCCCACTCAGCTCTTGCCTTCACAACTCTTCTCTGGCCCCTGTCACTGTTGTTAACCTGATCTAAGGAACTGCAGAGGAAAGCAGCAAACTAAACAGAATGAGCGTATGAGCTCTCGTGTTGACAAGAATGCAAGGGAGCCTGGCCAGGAGGGTGGTGGCGTGAGTGCAGAGCTGTTTTGCTGAAGTCGGGGCCTGATGAGTGTTGGGAAAGAGGtttgaggaaggagagggagaggctacAGGAAACCCTAGCTTGGCCAAAAGAGGAACCTGGGCACACGTTTGGTTTTCCCCTCAATCCTGCCCAGCTTGCATTGCAAATCAGTTTCGTTCTTAGTGCCGTTCTTCTGTGGGGTCAGTTGCCCCTAGTTCCCCTGCACTGGGCACCCACTCATGGAAGGACCACACCATTCCAACTGTCCAACACTGGATCTTTGAGTTGGTGTTGGGAAATGATGACACCAGGCAGACAAGATATCCAGGCTGCTTGGTCTCAGATGATATGAACAAGAAGCTGGTGtgtctggtggggggggggtcccacaAATCCTACTCCGGGGCTGGGACAGGTGTCACTTCTGTGTGTGCAGTTGGCAATGGCTTCCACATCCCCAGGGCTAGAGCTGGACAGCTGAAATTTCACCCTCGGATTGACAACCTGGAATGGGACACAAGAGAAAAAGCCTCCCCTGCCAAACTCAGCTTATACATGTTCTTGGGAGCAGCAGAACGTTCCCTGCTGTGTCTCAGAGGGGTGGTGTGTGTAAATGGCCAGACTATGCCTTTATTCCACCCCCTCCCTCTTCATCCAGGTAAAAGCTTCTTAATACTAATGCAGGGGTCACCTCCTCAAATCTGAGGCAACTGAGGTGTCAGAGAAAACAGGCATGGGTAAGGAATGAAAGGAGGGTGGCGGGAAGGTTGGGCAGCAGCAAGAGCAACgagttttgtgtgtttgtattttttccttttttttgactGAGGTAAATAAAAAAGCTTTATCCTGCAACACTTGGAGATAAGAGTCTGTGTACCCCACGCCCCCAAGTCCCAGCCGCTGACCCCTTCCTTCACATCAGGCTCTTCCGGTACTGACTGTGCTGAGGGGCGGGTCTGAGGTGGGAGTCGGGGGTCTGCAGGTCCATCTGTCTGTACAGGTCCCTCAGCTCCCTGACTTCCTGTAGCACCCGCTTCGCCTGGCTCCAGTTCGACGATGCCTCTCCCAGCAGCCGCTCTGTCTCCAGCAGCAGCTGCTCCGACTCGGAATCCGGAGACCGAGGGGGGTCCTTGGCCTTTCGCTTCCCATCGCCCAGTCCCTGAACCTCTGCCAGCAGCTCCTGAGTCTTCTCCAGTTTCCTCGCTACCAGGTCCTGGATCCGGGACAGCTGGCCCgggtgtgggggaaggagagatgggGGGTCTTCGGGCCGCAACTGGAGAGTGCGGGCTGAGGCAGGGTCCCGCTGGGACAGGATCTCCTCCAGGGAGGCACAGCGGCCTTTCTCTGTGGTGGTCAACTTCTTTGGGGCCTGTGGGGTGTACGTGGCCCCTTTGTCTGGCTTTTCCCAAGATCGGGGAAGGCCGCTGGCTCGGTCCGAGGAAGGCTGGATACGGTCTGAGTCTGCTCTCCTCCGGCCGCCTGCCAGCTGGGCCACGGACTTGTCCAGGTCCACCCGGAAGCTCTCGGCACAAGAGTTTGG
This Neovison vison isolate M4711 chromosome 2, ASM_NN_V1, whole genome shotgun sequence DNA region includes the following protein-coding sequences:
- the PLEKHO1 gene encoding pleckstrin homology domain-containing family O member 1 — protein: MMKKNNSAKRGLQDGNHPSAPPEKVGWVRKFCGKGIFREIWKNRYVVLKGDQLYVSDKEVKDEKNIQEVFDLSDYEKCEELRKSKSRSKKNHSKFTLAHSKQPGNTAPNLIFLAVSPEEKESWISALNSAITRAKNRILDEVTVEEDSYLAHPTRDRAKIQHSRRPPTRGHLMAVASTSTSDGMLTLDLIQEEDPSPEEPNSCAESFRVDLDKSVAQLAGGRRRADSDRIQPSSDRASGLPRSWEKPDKGATYTPQAPKKLTTTEKGRCASLEEILSQRDPASARTLQLRPEDPPSLLPPHPGQLSRIQDLVARKLEKTQELLAEVQGLGDGKRKAKDPPRSPDSESEQLLLETERLLGEASSNWSQAKRVLQEVRELRDLYRQMDLQTPDSHLRPAPQHSQYRKSLM